From Priestia aryabhattai, one genomic window encodes:
- the sppA gene encoding signal peptide peptidase SppA, with product MNKKRWIALLIAACLFIFSAIVNIGFSVKEEKDDGLAGIFGGDDSELSETVIEKGNAAKKIAVLEVNGTIQDTGSSSSPLMSQNGYNHQAFLKQLEAAKNDKAVKGVIIKVNSPGGGVVESAEIHKKIEELKKETKKPVYISMGSMAASGGYYISTAANKIYAIPDTLTGSLGVIMQSVNYGKLADKLGVESVVIKSGAHKDIMSPTREMTGEEKEIMQTLVDNSYDGFVNVISEGRHLSKEKVRSIADGRVYDGRQAKELKLVDQLGYFEDAVKGMEKDYKLKGAQVIQYNQGFGLPSWLSMSMQKVIGGDEQVTAMLKTFAQPSSPRLMYLYAE from the coding sequence ATGAACAAAAAAAGGTGGATTGCTCTTTTAATTGCGGCCTGCTTATTCATTTTTTCTGCGATTGTTAATATTGGTTTTTCAGTCAAAGAAGAAAAAGATGACGGTTTGGCAGGCATCTTTGGAGGAGATGACAGTGAACTATCAGAAACAGTTATCGAAAAAGGGAATGCAGCTAAGAAAATTGCAGTGCTAGAGGTCAATGGAACGATTCAAGATACAGGAAGCAGTTCCTCTCCGCTTATGTCCCAAAATGGTTATAACCACCAAGCATTTTTAAAGCAGTTAGAGGCTGCAAAAAATGATAAGGCAGTCAAAGGAGTCATTATTAAGGTGAATTCACCGGGCGGCGGCGTCGTTGAAAGTGCTGAAATACATAAAAAAATTGAAGAGCTGAAGAAAGAAACGAAAAAGCCAGTGTATATTTCAATGGGATCAATGGCTGCTTCAGGAGGCTACTACATTTCAACAGCTGCTAATAAAATCTATGCAATCCCGGACACTTTAACAGGTTCATTAGGCGTAATTATGCAAAGCGTCAATTACGGCAAGCTGGCTGATAAACTAGGAGTAGAATCTGTTGTTATTAAAAGCGGAGCTCATAAAGATATTATGTCTCCAACAAGAGAAATGACCGGAGAAGAAAAAGAAATTATGCAAACACTTGTAGACAACTCATATGATGGTTTTGTCAATGTTATCTCTGAAGGACGTCACTTGTCTAAAGAAAAAGTGCGTTCTATTGCAGATGGACGAGTGTACGATGGACGTCAGGCTAAAGAACTGAAGCTGGTCGATCAATTAGGCTATTTTGAAGATGCAGTAAAAGGAATGGAGAAAGATTATAAGTTAAAAGGTGCACAAGTAATTCAATACAATCAAGGATTCGGACTGCCTTCTTGGCTTTCAATGAGCATGCAAAAAGTAATAGGTGGAGATGAACAAGTCACCGCAATGTTAAAAACATTTGCGCAGCCAAGCTCTCCGCGCCTGATGTATTTATATGCAGAATAG